One genomic window of Tenacibaculum tangerinum includes the following:
- a CDS encoding PKD domain-containing protein, which produces MKKIIFFILVSFTIYACVEEVALPVVVDFSTEIVNQDYTVPVKVKIVNDTEGADTYSWTFEGGEPNSSSNRNPGIITYNQEGSYTITLEASNRDGSIDTKTQEITVKPTVLIDFNAEIVENNFSPVEVKLNNKTQGATSFQWFFQGGNPETSTEQHPQNVTFATPGKHTIRLKVSNGEENYTQEKIIEVAPYLTADFEYSVAFEDDDYQVPVNVSFTNKSVSATDYSWTFNGATITSSLEENPEIEIQTPGTHTIQLRASNGKEEKIVSKTITVYENTNLRSFENIKLGINTAHKQNFIGAFFSTKTRKVYTDNEVDDETGGKIDIVFFGLNESFSYNKFVSPHQATSLAFSTIPNAQTTQLINKQESCSCGTLLSVTDFNSMTNDEVLVELTIDETDEGLKEFDNTIVPRIIPFKTSDSRKGAIKIRQFVKDGVNSYIIVDIKVQKETK; this is translated from the coding sequence ATGAAGAAAATTATATTTTTCATACTAGTATCTTTCACAATATACGCATGTGTAGAAGAAGTAGCGCTACCCGTAGTCGTTGACTTTAGTACAGAGATAGTAAATCAAGATTACACAGTACCCGTTAAAGTGAAAATTGTTAACGATACTGAAGGAGCAGATACCTATTCTTGGACTTTTGAAGGTGGTGAACCCAATAGTTCATCCAATAGAAATCCTGGAATTATTACCTACAACCAAGAAGGAAGCTATACAATTACTTTAGAAGCATCCAACAGAGATGGAAGCATAGATACAAAAACTCAAGAAATAACAGTAAAACCAACCGTTCTTATTGATTTCAATGCTGAAATAGTAGAAAATAATTTTTCACCAGTAGAAGTAAAGTTAAACAATAAAACCCAAGGAGCCACTTCTTTTCAATGGTTTTTCCAAGGAGGAAATCCAGAAACATCAACAGAACAGCATCCACAAAATGTAACCTTCGCAACTCCAGGAAAGCATACCATTCGGTTAAAAGTGAGTAATGGAGAAGAAAACTACACGCAAGAGAAAATCATAGAAGTAGCCCCTTATCTAACTGCCGATTTTGAATATTCAGTTGCTTTTGAAGACGATGATTACCAAGTTCCTGTCAACGTAAGTTTTACCAATAAAAGTGTAAGTGCGACCGATTATAGTTGGACTTTTAATGGGGCAACTATAACAAGTAGTCTAGAAGAAAATCCAGAAATTGAAATTCAAACGCCAGGCACACATACAATACAGTTGAGAGCATCTAACGGAAAAGAAGAAAAAATAGTTTCTAAAACAATAACAGTATATGAGAACACTAATTTAAGAAGTTTTGAGAACATAAAGTTAGGAATTAATACAGCACATAAACAGAATTTCATAGGTGCTTTCTTTTCAACAAAAACAAGAAAAGTATATACAGATAATGAAGTCGATGATGAGACAGGGGGTAAAATAGATATCGTGTTCTTCGGATTAAATGAATCGTTTTCATACAATAAATTTGTAAGTCCACATCAAGCTACAAGCCTCGCTTTTTCAACCATTCCGAATGCCCAAACAACCCAGCTCATCAACAAACAAGAATCATGTAGCTGTGGTACCTTATTGTCAGTTACAGATTTTAATAGCATGACAAACGATGAAGTATTGGTGGAGTTAACAATAGATGAAACCGATGAAGGATTGAAAGAATTTGATAATACCATAGTACCAAGAATTATACCTTTTAAAACATCAGATAGTAGAAAAGGAGCAATCAAAATAAGACAGTTTGTAAAAGATGGGGTTAATTCATACATCATTGTAGATATAAAGGTTCAAAAGGAAACGAAATAA
- a CDS encoding FdhF/YdeP family oxidoreductase: protein MSNKTKKETKKQAAAQPPYKLMSLRTGKLKDWSAGIPAVAKSIENLLKQKTLVRGGKALFKMNQFDGFDCPSCAWPDPDDERSPIAEYCENGAKALAEEATKKKITPLFFKENSVYELSQLSDYEIGHLGRISEPMYLPKNGTHYQPIRWEDAFTKIAEHLNKLESPDEAAFYTSGRTSNEASFVYQLFVREFGTNNLPDCANMCHETSGFTLSSITGTGKGSVTLNDFYDTDIVIIIGQNPGTNSPRMLSALKKGKDNGAKVIAINPLPEAGLLGFRDPQSIKGVLGKGTDIADLYLPVSINGDLALLKAIELLLLNFEKEHPGKVFDQDFIKNKTTGYEEFIKEIEDYNFDELASASGISGEIIQEAAEMLAYKNRIIVCWGMGVTQQPNGVEILREILNLLFLKGSIGKPGAGSCPVRGHSNVQGNRTMLINSRPSKAQLDKLEEVYGFNPPREHGHDVVDTVKAMHQGKVKVHFSMGGNFLSATPDTNYTAHAMRQLDLSVCVSTKLNRTHLIHGKEALILPTISRSEKDIVNGELQFITTENAMGVIESSKGMLEPVSKHLINETHIVCRMAKATLGTKSVIDWDRYMNSYDAIRDAIEKCIPGFDNYNQRIREKGRFYLPNSVREGNFQTKKYGNRVPFSITSLPENSLAADEYLMATVRTHDQFNTTIYGLDDRYRGVYNERRVIFMNKKDIEKGGFASGDKVDIYNYDDNIERIAPLFIIVEYPIPEKNTVTYFPEANVLVSIHNTVRGSNMPASKHVKIKIKKHNPDNL, encoded by the coding sequence ATGAGCAACAAAACCAAAAAGGAAACTAAGAAACAAGCTGCTGCCCAACCTCCCTATAAACTAATGAGTCTAAGAACAGGCAAACTCAAAGATTGGTCTGCTGGGATTCCTGCTGTAGCGAAAAGTATTGAAAACTTGCTCAAACAAAAAACATTGGTGAGAGGTGGAAAAGCCTTGTTTAAAATGAATCAATTTGACGGTTTTGACTGCCCGAGTTGTGCATGGCCCGATCCTGATGACGAGCGCTCTCCTATTGCTGAATATTGTGAAAACGGAGCCAAAGCCTTGGCAGAAGAAGCTACTAAGAAAAAAATAACACCGCTCTTTTTCAAAGAAAATTCTGTATACGAACTTTCACAGCTCAGCGATTATGAAATAGGGCACCTAGGAAGAATCTCAGAGCCGATGTACTTACCTAAAAACGGTACACATTATCAACCTATTCGTTGGGAAGATGCGTTTACAAAAATTGCCGAGCATCTTAATAAACTCGAATCACCAGATGAAGCCGCTTTTTATACTTCAGGAAGAACAAGTAACGAAGCTTCATTTGTGTATCAACTTTTTGTCCGTGAATTTGGCACAAATAACCTTCCCGATTGTGCTAACATGTGCCATGAAACCTCAGGTTTTACCCTTTCTTCCATTACAGGTACTGGAAAAGGTTCGGTAACTTTAAATGATTTTTATGATACCGATATCGTTATTATTATCGGACAAAATCCAGGCACAAATTCTCCACGTATGTTAAGCGCACTAAAAAAGGGCAAAGATAATGGTGCTAAGGTCATTGCCATCAATCCACTTCCCGAAGCTGGTTTGCTTGGTTTTAGAGACCCACAATCAATAAAGGGTGTTCTTGGAAAAGGAACAGATATTGCCGATTTGTATCTTCCTGTGAGTATTAACGGCGATTTGGCGTTGTTAAAAGCAATTGAGCTATTATTATTGAATTTCGAAAAGGAGCATCCGGGCAAGGTTTTCGATCAAGACTTTATTAAAAATAAAACGACAGGATATGAAGAGTTTATCAAGGAAATAGAAGATTATAATTTCGATGAGCTGGCAAGTGCTTCAGGTATTTCTGGAGAAATCATACAGGAGGCTGCGGAAATGTTGGCTTATAAAAATCGTATTATCGTTTGCTGGGGTATGGGCGTTACTCAACAACCAAATGGTGTCGAAATTTTAAGAGAAATTCTCAATTTATTGTTTCTAAAAGGAAGTATAGGGAAACCTGGTGCAGGTTCGTGTCCTGTTAGAGGTCATAGTAATGTTCAAGGTAACAGAACCATGCTTATTAACAGCCGTCCTTCAAAAGCACAATTAGACAAGTTGGAAGAAGTATACGGTTTTAACCCACCCAGAGAACATGGCCATGATGTGGTAGATACCGTGAAAGCAATGCACCAAGGAAAGGTGAAAGTACATTTTAGTATGGGAGGAAATTTCTTGTCGGCAACGCCCGATACTAATTATACCGCCCATGCCATGAGACAACTTGATTTATCTGTTTGTGTATCGACCAAACTTAATCGCACTCATTTAATTCACGGTAAAGAAGCGCTTATTCTACCTACCATTTCTCGAAGTGAGAAAGATATTGTTAACGGAGAATTGCAATTTATAACCACCGAAAATGCTATGGGAGTTATAGAATCGTCAAAGGGAATGTTGGAACCTGTTTCTAAACATCTCATCAATGAAACACATATTGTTTGTCGTATGGCAAAAGCCACCCTAGGCACTAAAAGTGTTATTGATTGGGATCGTTATATGAATAGCTATGATGCGATAAGAGATGCTATTGAAAAATGTATTCCTGGTTTTGACAACTACAATCAGCGTATACGAGAAAAAGGGCGATTTTACCTACCCAACAGTGTTCGTGAAGGAAACTTTCAAACAAAAAAATACGGGAATCGCGTTCCGTTTTCAATAACATCATTACCTGAAAACAGTTTGGCAGCAGATGAATATTTAATGGCAACCGTAAGAACCCACGATCAATTCAATACTACCATTTATGGACTCGATGATCGCTATCGTGGTGTTTACAACGAACGAAGAGTCATTTTCATGAATAAAAAGGACATCGAAAAGGGTGGATTTGCCTCAGGTGATAAAGTAGATATTTATAATTATGATGATAATATAGAGCGCATTGCTCCTCTATTTATTATTGTAGAATACCCGATTCCCGAAAAAAACACGGTCACTTATTTTCCAGAGGCTAATGTATTGGTTTCGATTCACAATACAGTTAGAGGTAGTAACATGCCTGCTTCAAAACACGTTAAAATTAAAATCAAGAAACACAATCCTGATAATTTATAA
- a CDS encoding fibronectin type III domain-containing protein has product MLIFTLSTLVAFSQQRENEKNEVRVLARPHSTQKIMLRWGATTPMSFRKLAKYGYNLKRYTISISEQTLSKPIEKDLGVFKPAEPQKWIDIIEKNNNAAIMAQSLFGESFNVEGVGPLQGIINMSQEQEQRFTWALYVADQDFEVAKLAGLGFEDLQVKSTEKYVYKVFSLVPKEEMKIKDGGVFVGLQDYQELPKPLDLAAIFDDERVMLNWNYAIHKNEFNSYFIERSEDGKTFNQLNKLPYTTLNSGGRVDTKRIYYTDSIQNNKTYYYRVKGRTPFGELSPPSEVISGKGLKVLPYVPKISSKKVVNNNKSVVLEWEFLEEGLDFITGFELNKSNKANDSYSTVVKDISKNTRKIQYNKLDATNYFTITAIGKEGNSRTSYPVLVQPVDSIPPVKPIGLEGKVDSLGVVTLQWKKNSEPDMLGYRVFKGNNAKEEFSQITVSPHIATTFYDSVSVKSLNNKVYYKIVAVDKRYNMSKYSDVLVLKKPDFIPPAPPVITSYNVEKETVDLTWANSQSNDMAKHEVYRRVRDSIQWNLIATLPKDTLHIEYTNWKDTNVEGSTAYQYLIKAVDESNLSSTNTKHTTIEVPRFNLIKGIKGLNSYVDKTNGFIELFWKTVNKEAIVEIMIYKGKQDEKKSLLKNVLPTTNRIVDEDIKPNNIYNYIFRPVFVDGSLGEIKKIEVKY; this is encoded by the coding sequence TTGCTAATTTTTACGCTATCAACCTTGGTCGCTTTTTCGCAACAAAGAGAAAATGAAAAGAATGAAGTAAGGGTATTGGCAAGACCGCATAGTACTCAGAAAATAATGTTGCGTTGGGGTGCTACAACCCCAATGTCGTTTAGAAAATTGGCAAAGTATGGATACAATTTAAAAAGATATACCATTAGTATTAGCGAGCAAACATTATCAAAACCGATAGAAAAAGACTTAGGTGTTTTTAAACCAGCAGAACCCCAAAAATGGATTGACATAATAGAGAAGAATAACAATGCCGCTATTATGGCACAATCATTATTTGGAGAAAGTTTTAATGTAGAAGGAGTAGGTCCTTTACAAGGAATTATCAATATGTCTCAAGAACAAGAACAGCGATTTACTTGGGCATTATATGTAGCCGATCAAGATTTTGAAGTAGCAAAGCTAGCTGGTTTAGGGTTTGAAGACTTACAAGTGAAATCTACAGAAAAATATGTTTATAAAGTTTTTTCTTTAGTGCCGAAAGAAGAAATGAAAATTAAAGATGGAGGAGTCTTTGTTGGACTTCAAGATTATCAAGAATTACCAAAGCCACTAGATTTAGCTGCTATTTTTGATGATGAAAGAGTAATGTTAAATTGGAATTATGCAATTCATAAAAACGAATTTAACAGCTATTTTATAGAGCGCTCTGAAGATGGTAAGACTTTCAATCAACTTAACAAGTTACCATATACTACATTGAATAGTGGCGGTAGAGTTGATACTAAAAGAATTTATTACACAGACTCTATTCAGAATAACAAAACGTACTACTACAGAGTAAAAGGAAGAACTCCGTTTGGAGAGTTAAGTCCACCATCGGAAGTTATTTCAGGAAAAGGATTGAAAGTATTGCCCTACGTGCCTAAAATTTCAAGTAAAAAGGTTGTAAATAATAATAAGAGTGTGGTTTTAGAGTGGGAATTTTTAGAGGAAGGACTCGATTTTATTACAGGTTTTGAACTGAATAAAAGTAATAAAGCTAATGATTCATACAGTACTGTTGTTAAAGACATATCAAAAAATACAAGAAAAATTCAATACAATAAATTAGATGCTACGAACTACTTTACAATTACTGCCATAGGAAAAGAAGGAAATAGTAGAACATCTTATCCTGTACTCGTACAGCCGGTAGATTCAATTCCACCAGTAAAACCAATAGGATTAGAAGGAAAAGTAGACAGTTTGGGAGTAGTTACTTTACAATGGAAAAAGAATAGTGAACCTGATATGTTAGGCTATCGAGTTTTTAAAGGAAACAATGCAAAGGAAGAGTTTTCACAAATTACGGTAAGTCCACACATAGCCACTACTTTTTATGATAGTGTTTCAGTAAAAAGTTTAAATAACAAAGTGTATTATAAAATAGTAGCAGTAGATAAAAGATACAATATGTCTAAATACTCAGATGTTTTAGTATTGAAGAAACCAGATTTTATACCGCCAGCACCACCTGTAATAACATCTTACAATGTTGAAAAGGAAACGGTAGACCTAACTTGGGCTAATAGTCAAAGTAATGATATGGCAAAGCATGAGGTTTACAGACGTGTAAGAGATAGTATTCAATGGAATCTAATTGCTACGTTACCAAAAGATACTTTGCATATTGAATATACGAACTGGAAGGATACCAATGTAGAAGGAAGTACCGCATATCAATACCTAATAAAAGCTGTAGACGAAAGTAATTTATCTTCAACAAATACAAAACATACCACTATTGAAGTACCAAGATTTAATCTGATTAAAGGTATTAAGGGGTTGAATAGTTATGTAGACAAAACAAATGGATTTATAGAATTATTTTGGAAAACAGTAAATAAAGAAGCAATTGTAGAAATTATGATTTACAAAGGAAAACAAGATGAAAAAAAATCTTTATTGAAGAATGTGTTACCAACTACCAATAGAATAGTAGATGAGGATATAAAACCTAATAATATATACAACTACATATTTCGCCCAGTATTTGTTGATGGTAGCTTAGGAGAAATAAAAAAAATAGAGGTAAAATATTAA
- a CDS encoding chaperone modulator CbpM, producing MSDKELISIQKVMVHHHLDEQFIESVESFQLLEFVVKDSNKYVYTEQLPVLEKIIRLHYDLEVNMQGIDVINNMLDRMDAMHTTIQQLENKLKRYE from the coding sequence ATGAGCGATAAAGAATTAATAAGCATCCAAAAAGTTATGGTGCATCACCATTTAGATGAACAATTTATTGAAAGTGTTGAATCTTTTCAGTTACTAGAGTTTGTAGTGAAAGATTCGAACAAATATGTATATACCGAGCAGTTGCCTGTTTTAGAGAAAATAATTAGGTTACATTACGATTTAGAGGTGAATATGCAGGGTATCGACGTAATTAACAACATGCTGGATAGAATGGATGCCATGCATACAACCATTCAGCAACTAGAAAATAAATTAAAACGATACGAGTAA
- a CDS encoding J domain-containing protein: MEFIDYYKVLGIDKKATAAEIKKAYRKLARKYHPDTNPNDEEAKKKFQQINEANEVLSNSENRKKYDAYGKNWQHAEAYEEAKKQQGYQSGFGNGGFNQQYSSSGFDGTDFSDFFNTAFGGRRSSRRRSTQFRGQDFNATLQLNLRDVYTSQKQVLTVNGKNIRITIPAGVENGQTIKIKGYGSEGVNGGPKGDLYITFDLVPDDNFKRDGANLYTEQNIDLYTAVLGGEVVIDTFVDKVKLKVKAGTQNGTKVRLKEKGFPKYKKEGQFGDLYVTYNVIIPTNLTDEQRNLFTKLSKLK, translated from the coding sequence ATGGAATTTATAGATTATTATAAAGTTTTAGGAATAGATAAAAAAGCTACAGCAGCTGAAATAAAAAAAGCGTATCGGAAGTTAGCAAGAAAGTACCATCCTGACACCAATCCGAATGACGAAGAAGCAAAGAAGAAGTTTCAACAAATAAATGAAGCGAATGAAGTATTGAGTAATTCTGAAAATCGTAAAAAATACGATGCCTACGGAAAAAACTGGCAACATGCTGAGGCTTATGAAGAGGCAAAAAAACAACAAGGCTATCAAAGCGGATTTGGTAACGGAGGTTTTAATCAGCAATACTCCTCGTCAGGTTTTGACGGAACTGATTTTTCTGACTTTTTTAACACAGCATTTGGAGGCAGAAGAAGTTCAAGAAGACGCTCAACGCAATTTAGAGGACAAGATTTCAATGCCACGTTGCAATTGAATTTAAGAGATGTGTACACTTCACAAAAGCAAGTATTAACCGTTAATGGTAAAAACATACGAATTACCATTCCTGCTGGCGTCGAAAACGGACAAACCATTAAAATTAAAGGCTATGGTAGTGAAGGGGTAAACGGAGGACCTAAAGGAGATTTGTACATTACTTTCGACCTTGTGCCTGATGATAACTTTAAACGTGATGGGGCAAATTTATATACCGAACAAAACATTGATTTATACACTGCTGTATTAGGTGGAGAAGTGGTGATTGATACGTTTGTTGATAAAGTTAAATTGAAAGTAAAAGCAGGCACTCAAAACGGAACGAAGGTGCGATTGAAAGAAAAAGGATTTCCAAAATATAAAAAAGAAGGTCAGTTTGGTGATCTATATGTTACCTACAACGTAATTATACCTACCAATTTGACGGATGAGCAACGCAATTTATTTACAAAACTATCTAAATTGAAATAG